One window of the Pieris brassicae chromosome 4, ilPieBrab1.1, whole genome shotgun sequence genome contains the following:
- the LOC123708997 gene encoding coiled-coil domain-containing protein 137 yields the protein MGRKIPAKKHRGVKDPLVQHARRMQSLKDKINAPPIDPDEQPVPRSLSRLFAFQDNGKVTKKKKKLSLPSKESIQKGVGVNPITQLKKLPGESGRGFSLRINSAIRALHDPIDEEEYPQDLEHEDVKGERMFDQRERRRRKKKGKQNDEEPKLTRTQKFALKKKAKKEKAAAEEEIKEVVYEHVEFGDITHAPPNLTVRPKMRGQDSTSVGAPRPGRKELLLSSMLSGNTKNDIVNAADVARRERARLDVVAAYRELKKQKRLETKTKKK from the exons ATGGGCCGAAAAATACCCGCTAAGAAACATCGTGGTGTAAAAGATCCTCTAGTTCAGCATGCTCGGCGAATGCAAAG cttaaaagacaaaataaatgcACCACCCATCGATCCTGATGAGCAACCAGTTCCGCGGTCGTTATCTCGACTATTTGCATTTCAAGATAATGGGAAAGTTAcaaaaaagaagaagaaactAAGTTTACCTAGTAAAG AAAGTATCCAAAAAGGTGTAGGTGTTAATCCCATTACCCAGTTAAAAAAGTTACCTGGAGAGTCTGGAAGGGGCTTTTCATTAAGAATAAACAGTGCAATACGAGCCCTTCATGATCCCATCGATGAAGAGGAGTATCCA caAGACTTAGAACATGAAGATGTAAAAGGTGAACGAATGTTCGATCAACGTGAACGACGAAGGCGGAAAAAAAAGGGCAAACAGAATGATGAAGAACCAAAATTGACACGCACTCAGaaatttgctttaaaaaaaaaggcgAAGAAAGAAAAAGCTGCTGCT GAAGAAGAGATAAAAGAAGTGGTTTATGAACATGTGGAATTTGGTGACATAACACATGCTCCACCCAATCTCACTGTACGGCCCAAGATGAGAGGACAAGATAGTACATCAGTGGGAGCACCTAGA cCTGGTCGTAAAGAGCTTTTGCTGAGCTCAATGCTATCTGGAAACACTAAAAATGACATAGTAAACGCGGCAGATGTAGCGCGACGCGAACGAGCGAGGCTTGACGTTGTCGCAGCCTATAGAGAACTCAAGAAACAGAAGAGGCTAGAAactaaaactaagaaaaaatga